In a genomic window of Candidatus Eisenbacteria bacterium:
- a CDS encoding DUF748 domain-containing protein, with translation MRFVRRWWWAILALLIVILRIALPSIVRSQIETRASETLNANVKVGDVTLRLLRGFVALDDVTVRAKDAAPDDESLIGWKHFSVNLAWLSLFKKMIRLEEVELSEPHVKLDRLQSGDINLMALVPKSEPPPEGTPPQKSTWRIGIDDFVLHRGGVRFRDLVVPGSEPVDVGLQSIEVKNIAFEPDVYGGPANIKLDVKLDEGAIRSRTRFVPRTEGMAIDVTIAVTRLPVHRSRIYVPNVAWSDLTGTLTMGLRYRLETGGRNELSGKLDLGDLTAWVAGLDEPALRWNRLAVGIGKVDLVKHDARIDSVALEGAVIPVRPLGPDVLPVLAAAKAARAAIKANAPPDEKVEPSAPWSWSVGTFTLDGSTVRLISEKPPIDVGVWIDTKGLSGPRHTTSPVKLALKHNDGHIDVDGTLRLDTFGFDGEVASTQLGLSDFLDVLGVASSSLLQAGKLDSKAHVALGTGAPTPGDARVSDGTFSLDGPWVAATDPKEFSAGATRIAIGVTDVTVPGVLAKEPATGRPITVALGNVEITAPYARVTRTVKGIVLPSFAPPPKPAEAQKKEEAPPPAKPAGPAGPPPQATVASFKLTQGRVDVMDRTVKPFFWTALSPIDVDVQRVKYPNPEVGAFSFKTQTPTKGTIEAKGGYGPRSKVDVTVKNLQLSPFNPYVTSVSPYSIARGALFVTTKAQISGARYDTTTDITLSNFDLASRSGQNVMLEQLGIPITVAIALLRDWQGNIDITIPVQVDEKGTQIAFGTIIAQALVKALVGTLMSPLKLVGAVLPIGGSGGGSLAPAPIKFHAGSALLDSAGEEQVQQVASFLASRPGLGVTLAAPRTAIDARGLREQALLKSLGPRKGVIGSIRNVGGRGRIMDALDARSRGEEGKLEDSDAKTLDEWVADVPAPSAAELQKLGEARVALVEKTLREKYGIAPEQIARAEAQGGEPAEGDPVVTVELGAARR, from the coding sequence GTGCGCTTCGTTCGACGCTGGTGGTGGGCGATCCTCGCGCTGCTGATCGTGATTCTGAGGATCGCGCTGCCCTCGATCGTGCGCTCGCAGATCGAGACGCGTGCGTCGGAGACCCTCAACGCCAACGTGAAGGTCGGCGACGTGACCTTGCGGCTCCTGCGCGGCTTCGTGGCGCTCGACGACGTGACGGTGCGCGCCAAGGACGCGGCCCCCGACGACGAGTCGCTGATCGGCTGGAAGCACTTCTCCGTGAACCTGGCCTGGCTGTCGTTGTTCAAGAAGATGATCCGCCTGGAGGAAGTCGAGCTCTCCGAGCCCCACGTGAAGCTCGATCGGCTCCAGTCGGGCGACATCAACCTCATGGCGCTGGTGCCGAAATCCGAGCCGCCGCCCGAGGGGACTCCGCCGCAGAAATCGACCTGGCGAATCGGCATCGACGACTTCGTCCTGCATCGCGGGGGCGTGCGCTTCCGCGATCTCGTGGTGCCCGGGTCCGAGCCGGTGGACGTCGGGCTCCAGTCGATCGAGGTGAAGAACATCGCCTTCGAGCCCGACGTCTACGGCGGTCCCGCGAACATCAAGCTCGACGTGAAGCTCGACGAGGGTGCCATCCGGAGCCGTACGCGGTTCGTGCCGCGCACGGAGGGCATGGCGATCGACGTCACGATCGCCGTGACGCGCCTGCCGGTCCACCGCTCGCGGATCTACGTGCCGAACGTGGCCTGGAGCGACCTCACGGGCACGCTCACGATGGGCCTGCGCTATCGGCTCGAGACGGGCGGGCGCAACGAGCTGTCCGGCAAGCTCGACCTCGGGGACCTGACCGCCTGGGTGGCCGGGCTCGACGAGCCGGCCCTTCGGTGGAATCGGCTCGCGGTCGGGATCGGCAAGGTCGATCTCGTGAAGCACGACGCCCGCATCGACAGTGTCGCGCTCGAAGGAGCCGTGATCCCGGTGCGTCCGCTCGGTCCCGACGTGCTCCCCGTCCTCGCGGCTGCGAAGGCGGCACGCGCGGCGATCAAGGCGAACGCCCCACCCGACGAGAAGGTCGAGCCGTCGGCGCCGTGGAGCTGGTCGGTCGGCACGTTCACTCTCGACGGCTCGACCGTGCGGCTCATCTCCGAAAAGCCGCCGATCGACGTCGGCGTATGGATCGACACCAAGGGTCTCTCCGGGCCGCGGCACACGACCTCGCCCGTGAAGCTCGCGCTCAAACACAACGACGGCCACATCGACGTCGACGGCACGCTGCGCCTGGACACCTTCGGCTTCGACGGCGAGGTGGCGAGCACGCAGCTCGGGCTGTCGGACTTCCTCGACGTGCTCGGAGTGGCCTCGTCGAGCCTGCTCCAGGCGGGGAAGCTCGACAGCAAGGCGCACGTCGCGCTCGGCACGGGTGCGCCGACGCCTGGCGATGCGCGGGTCTCGGACGGCACGTTCTCGCTCGACGGCCCGTGGGTGGCTGCGACCGATCCGAAGGAATTCTCCGCCGGGGCCACGCGCATCGCGATCGGTGTGACCGACGTCACCGTGCCGGGCGTGCTCGCGAAGGAGCCCGCGACCGGACGACCGATCACGGTCGCCCTCGGCAACGTCGAGATCACTGCGCCGTATGCGCGGGTCACGCGCACCGTCAAGGGCATCGTGCTCCCGTCGTTCGCACCGCCCCCGAAGCCGGCCGAGGCGCAGAAAAAAGAAGAGGCGCCGCCGCCGGCCAAGCCCGCCGGCCCTGCCGGCCCGCCTCCCCAGGCGACGGTCGCGAGCTTCAAGCTGACGCAGGGCCGGGTCGACGTGATGGACCGCACCGTGAAGCCGTTCTTCTGGACGGCGCTCTCGCCGATCGACGTCGACGTGCAGCGCGTGAAGTACCCGAATCCCGAGGTGGGCGCGTTCTCGTTCAAGACTCAGACGCCGACCAAGGGCACGATCGAGGCGAAGGGCGGCTACGGCCCGCGGAGCAAGGTCGACGTCACGGTGAAGAACCTGCAGCTCTCGCCGTTCAACCCGTACGTGACCAGCGTGTCGCCCTACAGCATCGCGCGCGGCGCGCTCTTCGTCACGACCAAGGCGCAGATCAGCGGCGCGCGCTACGACACCACCACCGACATCACGCTCTCCAATTTCGATCTCGCGAGCCGGAGCGGCCAGAACGTGATGCTGGAGCAGCTCGGCATCCCGATCACGGTCGCCATCGCGCTCCTGCGCGACTGGCAGGGCAACATCGACATCACGATCCCCGTGCAGGTGGACGAGAAGGGGACGCAGATCGCCTTCGGCACGATCATCGCGCAGGCGCTCGTGAAGGCGCTCGTCGGCACCCTCATGTCGCCCTTGAAGCTCGTGGGCGCCGTGCTGCCGATCGGCGGCAGCGGCGGCGGGAGCCTCGCGCCGGCGCCGATCAAGTTCCACGCGGGATCGGCGCTCCTCGACTCGGCCGGCGAGGAGCAGGTTCAGCAGGTCGCGAGCTTCCTCGCGAGCCGGCCCGGTCTCGGTGTGACGCTCGCTGCGCCGCGGACCGCGATCGACGCGCGCGGGCTCCGCGAGCAGGCGCTCCTGAAGTCGCTCGGGCCGCGCAAGGGCGTCATCGGCTCGATCCGCAACGTCGGCGGGCGCGGCCGCATCATGGACGCGCTCGACGCGCGCTCGCGCGGCGAGGAAGGCAAGCTCGAGGATTCGGACGCGAAGACCCTCGACGAATGGGTGGCCGACGTGCCCGCGCCGTCGGCGGCCGAGCTGCAGAAGCTCGGCGAAGCGCGTGTGGCGCTGGTGGAGAAGACGTTGCGCGAGAAGTACGGCATCGCGCCAGAGCAGATCGCACGCGCCGAGGCTCAGGGCGGCGAGCCGGCCGAAGGCGATCCGGTGGTGACCGTCGAGCTGGGTGCGGCTAGGCGTTGA
- the msrA gene encoding peptide-methionine (S)-S-oxide reductase MsrA: MPWAATKLRLPTRDQALPGRSQKMPVPETHFVSGARIVPPFPDGLELAQFGLGCFWGAERKFWETPGVYSTAVGYAGGYTENPTYREVCSGLTGHTEAVLVVFDPRKVSYEALLRLFWESHDPTQGMRQGNDTGTQYRSAIYYYDQKQKEAAEASRDAYQAALTARGHGTITTEIAPAPEFYYAEDYHQQYLAKNPGGYCGLGGTGVACPVGLNA, from the coding sequence ATGCCATGGGCCGCCACGAAGCTCCGCCTCCCGACGCGCGATCAAGCGCTGCCGGGACGCTCGCAGAAAATGCCCGTGCCCGAAACCCATTTCGTCTCCGGCGCACGCATCGTGCCGCCGTTCCCCGACGGCCTCGAGCTGGCCCAGTTCGGGCTCGGCTGCTTCTGGGGCGCCGAGCGCAAGTTCTGGGAGACGCCGGGCGTCTACTCGACCGCGGTCGGCTACGCGGGCGGCTACACCGAGAACCCCACCTACCGCGAGGTGTGCAGCGGCCTGACCGGCCACACCGAAGCCGTGCTCGTCGTCTTCGATCCGAGGAAGGTGTCGTACGAGGCGCTCCTCCGGCTCTTCTGGGAGAGCCACGATCCGACGCAGGGCATGCGGCAGGGCAACGACACCGGCACCCAGTATCGCTCTGCCATCTACTACTACGATCAGAAGCAGAAGGAGGCCGCCGAAGCGTCACGCGACGCGTACCAGGCGGCGCTCACGGCGCGCGGCCACGGCACGATCACGACCGAGATCGCGCCGGCGCCCGAGTTCTACTACGCGGAGGACTACCACCAGCAGTACCTCGCAAAGAATCCGGGCGGCTACTGCGGGCTCGGCGGCACCGGCGTCGCGTGCCCCGTCGGGCTCAACGCCTAG
- a CDS encoding CHAT domain-containing protein: MSMAVGATLTIEPLAGGALRLRLDVPERDLGEPLQQEFRQPIDDATLRALQASAPTLLRAGERPAFGADARACGAMLYRTLVPEALRPELRALTGPLVIATSLVGVPWEILHDDEEFWGLRYTIGRRLLLERPIATRAPAVRRERPRALVVGVDPRGDLPFVRAEVEAVCDALERLADVDCVSDRLATFERVVGYLGEGFDIVHFCGHVVTDERGESALLLAGEERLPARVVEANLAGRPLVFVNGCASAAAAPAQPWDATVSSVAHAFLVGGATAVVGTVAEVSDARAATLAATFYERALGGASLGTALREARARVREVAPASPAWLSFVLYGNPARTLGRDERGKVIPLRADVAAPPVVTPVTVTPLPAPSRVRGRWGTWALVAVAVLLALGLVVRFGRSLLPAAGGPIAVGVMDVSARGAGVPDWMRTLTRDSLNTVLSRVPNVQVYSRQKIDFLREKRHLTEIEAAEALGIRKMVAARVGVAGDEVTLDVEVVDIASGLLESIERVEGPESKLLDLQTELALRTLTALGVHPSADELRRIVEQRRDATVEAYRLLTETLGGSGGSAAPKPTAPPSTLPPNGAGSSWLELTPPAYAQVPDQDEVAIRELLRRYAAALEAKQVDALAQLQTDMSDAQRASLARYFAVAQDLHVQVRDVDVLVEGDDAVVTFTREDTFTDAPSGRPMRLEVRITGRLLKQAGGWKIKSLGSPS, encoded by the coding sequence ATGAGCATGGCGGTCGGCGCGACGCTCACGATCGAGCCCCTCGCCGGCGGCGCCCTGCGCCTGCGCCTCGACGTCCCCGAGCGCGATCTCGGCGAGCCGCTCCAGCAGGAGTTCCGGCAGCCGATCGACGACGCCACGCTGCGCGCGCTGCAAGCGAGCGCGCCCACGCTCCTGCGCGCCGGCGAGCGACCCGCCTTCGGCGCCGACGCGCGCGCGTGCGGCGCCATGCTGTATCGCACGCTCGTGCCCGAGGCGCTGCGCCCGGAGCTGCGCGCGCTCACGGGGCCGCTCGTGATCGCGACCTCGCTCGTCGGCGTGCCGTGGGAGATCCTGCACGACGACGAGGAGTTCTGGGGGCTGCGTTACACGATCGGGCGGCGCCTCCTGCTCGAGCGTCCGATCGCGACGCGGGCGCCCGCGGTGCGACGCGAGCGTCCGCGCGCGCTCGTCGTCGGCGTCGATCCGCGCGGCGACCTGCCGTTCGTGCGCGCGGAGGTCGAGGCGGTGTGCGACGCCCTCGAGCGCCTCGCCGACGTCGACTGCGTGAGCGATCGCCTCGCGACGTTCGAGCGGGTCGTCGGCTATCTGGGCGAAGGCTTCGACATCGTCCACTTCTGCGGCCACGTCGTGACCGACGAGCGCGGCGAGTCGGCGCTGCTGCTCGCGGGCGAGGAGCGGCTGCCGGCGCGCGTCGTCGAAGCGAATCTCGCCGGACGGCCGCTCGTGTTCGTCAACGGCTGCGCGAGCGCGGCCGCCGCACCCGCGCAGCCGTGGGACGCAACCGTGTCGAGCGTCGCGCACGCCTTCCTGGTCGGCGGAGCGACCGCGGTCGTCGGCACGGTCGCCGAGGTGAGCGACGCGCGCGCCGCGACGCTCGCGGCCACGTTCTACGAGCGCGCGCTCGGCGGCGCGTCGCTCGGCACGGCTCTCCGCGAGGCGCGGGCGCGCGTGCGGGAGGTCGCGCCGGCGTCGCCGGCGTGGTTGTCGTTCGTGCTCTACGGCAATCCGGCGCGCACGCTCGGGCGCGACGAGCGCGGCAAGGTGATCCCGCTGCGTGCCGACGTCGCTGCGCCCCCCGTCGTGACCCCGGTCACGGTCACGCCACTTCCGGCGCCGTCGCGCGTTCGCGGCAGATGGGGCACGTGGGCCCTCGTCGCGGTGGCGGTGCTGCTGGCGCTCGGGCTCGTCGTCCGGTTCGGCCGCTCGCTCCTGCCGGCCGCCGGCGGGCCGATCGCCGTCGGCGTGATGGACGTCTCCGCACGGGGCGCAGGGGTCCCCGACTGGATGCGGACGCTCACGCGCGACAGCCTCAACACCGTGCTCTCGCGCGTCCCGAACGTGCAGGTCTACTCGCGCCAGAAGATCGACTTCCTGCGCGAGAAGCGACACCTGACCGAGATCGAGGCCGCGGAGGCGCTCGGCATCCGCAAGATGGTCGCGGCGCGGGTCGGCGTCGCCGGCGACGAGGTGACGCTCGACGTCGAGGTCGTCGACATCGCCAGCGGCCTGCTCGAGTCGATCGAGCGCGTCGAGGGTCCGGAGTCGAAGCTCCTCGACCTGCAGACCGAGCTCGCCCTCCGCACGCTCACCGCGCTCGGCGTCCATCCGTCGGCGGACGAGCTCCGCCGGATCGTCGAGCAGCGCCGCGACGCCACCGTCGAGGCGTATCGGCTGCTCACCGAGACGCTCGGCGGGTCCGGCGGATCGGCCGCGCCGAAGCCGACTGCCCCGCCGTCGACGCTGCCCCCGAACGGCGCAGGATCGTCGTGGCTCGAGCTGACGCCGCCCGCGTACGCCCAGGTCCCCGACCAGGACGAGGTCGCCATTCGCGAGCTGCTGCGCCGCTACGCGGCGGCGCTCGAGGCGAAGCAGGTCGACGCGCTCGCCCAGCTCCAGACCGATATGAGCGATGCCCAGCGCGCGTCGCTCGCCCGCTACTTCGCGGTCGCCCAGGACCTCCACGTGCAGGTGCGCGACGTCGACGTCCTGGTCGAGGGCGACGACGCCGTCGTCACCTTCACGCGCGAGGACACGTTCACGGATGCGCCGAGCGGCCGCCCCATGCGGCTCGAGGTGCGCATCACCGGCCGCCTCTTGAAGCAAGCGGGTGGATGGAAGATCAAGTCGCTCGGGAGCCCGTCATGA
- a CDS encoding PIN domain-containing protein, translated as MVRRTGRDEPAPSRVFVDSSGWFAIASASDGRHAEAERLLREAVARQTGLVTTNLVVAEVHRLALVRMGIRPAAALLDRIEASRLVSIVHATADHHRLARRWLVKLADQPISYADAVSFAVMETGRCRVALTFDRHFAMAGFRMWQVDA; from the coding sequence ATGGTCCGACGTACCGGACGAGACGAACCAGCACCAAGTCGCGTCTTCGTCGATAGCAGCGGCTGGTTCGCGATCGCGAGCGCGAGCGACGGCAGGCATGCGGAGGCGGAACGGCTCCTGCGCGAGGCGGTGGCGCGACAGACGGGTCTCGTGACGACCAACCTGGTCGTCGCCGAGGTTCACCGGCTGGCGCTCGTGCGGATGGGCATCCGGCCGGCGGCGGCGCTGCTCGATCGGATCGAAGCGAGCCGCCTGGTCTCGATCGTTCACGCAACCGCCGACCATCATCGCCTCGCCCGCCGCTGGCTCGTGAAGCTCGCTGATCAACCCATCTCGTACGCGGACGCCGTGAGCTTCGCGGTAATGGAGACCGGGCGCTGTCGGGTCGCGCTCACCTTCGATCGACATTTCGCGATGGCCGGCTTCCGCATGTGGCAGGTCGATGCCTGA
- a CDS encoding BREX system ATP-binding domain-containing protein encodes MNEASDGWRAGRAIVGRDRELALVEHALDEALAGRGKVIVVRGASGHGKTRFAREVAGLAVERGMQVVWRSITASDTAPLVSDRATAESPLALFLDDLHAADEATLARFVAAARELSAVPGLVLGTIVDPVPSGEAQRRIAEIEAHAVCVRLGPLPVGAVITLAGQAGVDAPARALERLLVATGGNAFLVVEALDALARAGRIVETEPWPMSDRAVAWMRGRLAALPAGSRDAVEAASVLGEACDTKTIARVLGDPGALRALEESLLMSTVNGSGRRRFTPPLARDLVHASLPAERRAELHIRAAAVLATEDESATAALVHRCLAAMAMGDARGAEVHLRRLADLASEARARDFASARVPGAPYLVCEGEYWAIGFADRAVRLGDRAGLVYLAHLLARPGVEVPALDLVGSARGDAVPAMAESPLVAERARVSVTRRIRDAIDRLAEAHPELGTHLNRTIRTGTRCSYLVDPAAAPRWDVRCSR; translated from the coding sequence ATGAACGAGGCCTCCGACGGCTGGCGCGCCGGCCGAGCGATCGTCGGGCGCGACCGAGAGCTCGCGCTCGTCGAGCACGCGCTCGACGAGGCGCTCGCCGGGCGCGGAAAGGTCATCGTAGTCCGCGGTGCATCGGGGCATGGGAAGACCCGTTTCGCGCGCGAGGTCGCCGGTCTCGCTGTGGAACGGGGCATGCAGGTCGTCTGGCGCTCGATCACCGCGTCCGACACCGCCCCCCTGGTGTCGGATCGTGCGACGGCCGAATCGCCGCTCGCGTTGTTCCTCGACGATCTGCACGCGGCCGACGAGGCTACCCTCGCGAGGTTCGTGGCCGCGGCCCGGGAGCTGTCGGCCGTCCCTGGTCTCGTGCTCGGCACGATCGTCGATCCCGTTCCTTCGGGCGAAGCACAGCGACGGATCGCCGAGATCGAAGCGCACGCGGTCTGCGTCCGGCTGGGTCCCCTGCCCGTCGGCGCGGTGATCACGCTCGCCGGCCAGGCCGGAGTCGATGCGCCGGCCCGCGCGCTCGAGCGACTGCTGGTCGCCACGGGGGGCAATGCCTTCCTCGTGGTCGAGGCGCTCGACGCGCTCGCTCGGGCGGGCCGCATCGTCGAGACCGAGCCGTGGCCCATGTCGGATCGGGCGGTGGCGTGGATGCGTGGGCGCCTCGCCGCTCTTCCGGCAGGCAGCCGCGACGCCGTCGAGGCTGCGAGCGTACTCGGCGAGGCCTGCGACACCAAGACGATCGCACGGGTGCTCGGTGACCCCGGTGCACTCCGCGCCCTGGAGGAGAGCCTCCTCATGAGCACGGTGAACGGGTCGGGGCGGCGCCGATTCACGCCCCCGCTCGCGCGCGATCTGGTCCACGCCTCGCTTCCGGCCGAGCGCCGGGCGGAGCTGCACATCCGTGCGGCGGCCGTTCTCGCGACCGAGGACGAGTCCGCGACGGCGGCGCTCGTGCACCGCTGCCTGGCGGCGATGGCGATGGGTGACGCGCGGGGCGCCGAGGTCCATCTTCGCCGCCTCGCCGACCTCGCCTCGGAAGCTCGCGCCCGCGATTTCGCATCAGCGCGGGTGCCCGGTGCGCCGTACCTCGTCTGCGAGGGTGAGTACTGGGCGATCGGCTTCGCGGACCGCGCCGTTCGACTGGGCGATCGAGCGGGGCTCGTCTATCTCGCCCATCTGCTCGCCAGGCCCGGCGTCGAGGTGCCGGCGCTGGATCTCGTCGGAAGCGCTCGCGGCGATGCCGTCCCGGCCATGGCCGAGAGCCCGCTCGTGGCCGAGCGCGCACGCGTGAGCGTCACCCGACGCATCCGAGATGCCATAGATCGCCTCGCCGAGGCGCACCCGGAGCTCGGCACCCATCTCAACCGAACCATCCGCACGGGCACCCGATGCTCCTATCTGGTGGACCCCGCGGCCGCGCCGCGCTGGGACGTCAGATGCTCGCGCTAG
- a CDS encoding phosphatidylinositol-specific phospholipase C1-like protein, which yields MRHLGSLVVALALVADLRSAMAREVLRATPKQCLRLEKRVAGAELRAQANPTGARAQAKFYSQSRKYATRCVHLNEIQVLGTHNSYHVRPLEPLWSALLAFLPELSQLDYTHIPLDQQFSDQGIRQIELDVSYDPNGGLYADRIIMALFGLPTASGIPALDQPGFKVLHLNDIDFQSTCYTFVECLQQVKTWSDARPWHLPITILVEAKDDPTPDPLGIGFVTPLLFTPAAFDALDAEIRSVFPPERIITPDLVRGSFATLEEAVLATGWPTLGEARGKVMFLLDNGGHYKADYLAGHPALAGRILFTDANPGDPDAGFSKQNDPLAPAIPGLVAQGYVVRTRADADTLEARAGNTVPRDTAIASGAQWVSTDYPVPNPAFGTGYFVAIPDGHPARCNPVNAPGGCRSTALE from the coding sequence ATGAGACATCTCGGCAGTCTCGTCGTCGCCCTGGCGCTCGTGGCGGACTTGCGGTCCGCCATGGCGCGCGAGGTCCTGCGCGCCACGCCGAAGCAGTGCCTGCGGCTGGAGAAGCGCGTGGCGGGGGCAGAGCTGCGGGCGCAGGCCAACCCGACCGGCGCCCGCGCCCAGGCCAAGTTCTACAGCCAGTCGCGGAAGTACGCGACGCGCTGCGTGCACCTGAACGAGATCCAGGTGCTCGGCACGCACAACAGCTACCACGTCCGTCCGCTCGAGCCGTTGTGGTCGGCGCTCCTCGCCTTCCTTCCGGAGCTCTCGCAGCTCGACTACACGCACATTCCGCTCGACCAGCAGTTCAGTGACCAGGGCATCCGGCAGATCGAGCTCGACGTGTCGTACGATCCGAACGGCGGGCTCTACGCCGACCGGATCATCATGGCGCTGTTCGGCCTGCCGACGGCGTCGGGCATTCCGGCGCTCGACCAACCCGGCTTCAAGGTGCTGCATCTGAACGACATCGACTTCCAGAGCACCTGCTACACCTTCGTCGAGTGTCTCCAGCAGGTGAAGACGTGGTCGGACGCGCGCCCCTGGCACCTCCCGATCACGATCCTGGTCGAGGCGAAGGACGATCCGACGCCCGACCCGCTGGGTATCGGCTTCGTCACGCCGCTCCTCTTCACTCCGGCCGCCTTCGACGCGCTCGATGCCGAGATCCGCTCGGTGTTCCCGCCCGAGCGCATCATCACACCCGACCTCGTGCGCGGGAGCTTCGCGACCCTCGAGGAGGCCGTGCTCGCGACCGGCTGGCCGACGCTCGGCGAGGCCCGCGGCAAGGTGATGTTCCTGCTCGACAACGGCGGCCACTACAAGGCCGACTACCTCGCCGGCCATCCGGCGCTCGCGGGCCGTATCCTGTTCACCGACGCGAACCCCGGCGATCCCGACGCGGGGTTCTCGAAGCAGAACGATCCGCTCGCGCCGGCGATCCCCGGGCTGGTCGCGCAAGGCTACGTCGTGCGGACGCGTGCCGACGCGGACACTCTCGAGGCGCGTGCCGGCAACACCGTTCCGCGCGACACGGCGATCGCGAGCGGCGCCCAGTGGGTGAGCACCGACTACCCGGTGCCGAACCCGGCGTTCGGGACGGGCTACTTCGTCGCCATTCCGGACGGGCACCCGGCGCGCTGCAACCCGGTGAACGCGCCGGGCGGCTGCCGCTCGACGGCGCTCGAGTAG
- a CDS encoding enoyl-CoA hydratase → MADPVLLVDKSEGIVTLTMNRPQAMNALSRELRASLIQAFQDVGRDADAGVVILTGAGRAFTAGLDLKELGGETSATPRIADAVATGDLIDTMARCDRPIIGAVGGVAVTGGFEVALACDVLIASTEARFADTHARVGIMPGWGLSQKLSRTIGIGRAKELSLTGNYLSAEQACAWGLVTRVVAPDQLLPTCRALARDMLSCDPEVLRAYKRVIDDGFATTFGEGLRLEKARSREHAATVTPERIAARRAQVQARGRAQTQK, encoded by the coding sequence ATGGCCGATCCCGTTCTCCTCGTCGACAAGTCCGAAGGCATCGTCACCCTCACCATGAACCGCCCGCAGGCGATGAACGCGCTGTCGCGCGAGCTGCGCGCGTCCCTCATCCAGGCGTTCCAGGACGTCGGGCGCGACGCCGACGCCGGCGTCGTCATCCTCACCGGCGCCGGTCGTGCGTTCACCGCGGGGCTGGACCTGAAAGAGCTCGGTGGGGAGACGAGCGCGACGCCCCGCATCGCCGACGCGGTCGCGACCGGCGACCTCATCGACACGATGGCGCGCTGCGATCGTCCGATCATCGGTGCCGTGGGCGGGGTGGCGGTGACGGGCGGCTTCGAGGTCGCGCTCGCGTGCGACGTGCTCATCGCGTCCACCGAGGCACGCTTCGCCGACACGCACGCGCGCGTCGGCATCATGCCCGGCTGGGGTCTCTCGCAGAAGCTCTCGCGCACGATCGGCATCGGGCGCGCGAAGGAGCTCTCGCTGACGGGCAACTACCTCTCGGCCGAGCAGGCGTGCGCCTGGGGCCTCGTCACCCGCGTGGTCGCGCCGGACCAGCTCCTGCCCACCTGCCGCGCGCTGGCGCGCGACATGCTGTCCTGCGACCCCGAGGTGCTGCGGGCCTACAAGCGCGTGATCGACGACGGCTTCGCGACGACGTTCGGCGAAGGGCTCCGCCTCGAGAAGGCGCGCAGCCGCGAGCACGCCGCCACCGTGACGCCCGAGAGGATCGCGGCGCGGCGCGCCCAGGTGCAGGCGCGCGGCCGCGCACAGACCCAGAAGTAG
- a CDS encoding alpha/beta hydrolase, giving the protein MGDTMGRLGRWLAAIVAAVVVLLVTGYQSGNHEPVDQVAVGQRELGVELRAHMVPASEVRLNVVEAGPASGPPVLLLHGFPEFWWGWKAQIVRLANAGFHVIVPDQRGYNASDKPEEVEDYRREALTADVLALLSALHIDRVYLAGHDWGGAVAWTVVLEHPERVRRLVMFNAPHPLAWEEAAKSAAERDTTTTTWFRTFFQIPVVPEVVMRMGDWALVARNLQETSRPGTFDATELSYYKAAWARDDAMSTMVDWYRAAFQYPYRTRGDGTVKVPTRIVWGVQDRFFEPRMADLSVQHCPGGELIRVDAAGHWLLHEEPDLTSRAMIDFFHED; this is encoded by the coding sequence ATGGGGGACACGATGGGGCGGCTCGGAAGATGGCTCGCTGCGATCGTGGCCGCGGTCGTGGTCCTGCTGGTGACCGGTTACCAGAGCGGCAACCACGAACCCGTCGACCAGGTGGCCGTGGGGCAGCGCGAGCTCGGCGTCGAGCTGCGCGCGCACATGGTGCCGGCGAGCGAGGTGCGATTGAACGTGGTCGAGGCAGGGCCCGCGAGCGGCCCGCCGGTCCTGCTCCTGCACGGCTTCCCGGAGTTCTGGTGGGGCTGGAAGGCGCAGATCGTGCGCCTCGCGAACGCGGGCTTCCACGTCATCGTACCCGACCAGCGCGGCTACAACGCGTCGGACAAGCCGGAGGAAGTCGAGGACTACCGGCGCGAGGCGCTCACGGCCGACGTGCTCGCGCTTCTTTCGGCGCTCCACATCGATCGCGTCTACCTCGCCGGCCACGACTGGGGCGGCGCGGTCGCGTGGACCGTCGTCCTGGAGCATCCCGAGCGCGTGCGCCGCCTCGTCATGTTCAACGCTCCGCACCCGCTCGCGTGGGAGGAGGCGGCCAAGAGCGCCGCGGAGCGGGATACGACTACGACCACGTGGTTTCGCACCTTCTTCCAGATCCCGGTCGTCCCCGAAGTCGTGATGCGGATGGGCGACTGGGCGCTCGTCGCACGCAACCTCCAGGAGACGAGTCGTCCAGGGACTTTCGACGCGACCGAGCTCTCCTACTACAAGGCGGCGTGGGCGCGGGACGACGCGATGTCGACGATGGTCGACTGGTACCGCGCGGCGTTCCAGTATCCCTATCGGACCAGGGGCGACGGCACCGTCAAGGTGCCGACGCGCATCGTGTGGGGCGTGCAGGATCGGTTCTTCGAGCCGCGCATGGCCGATCTCAGCGTGCAGCACTGCCCGGGTGGTGAGCTCATCCGGGTCGACGCTGCCGGCCATTGGCTGCTCCACGAGGAACCCGACCTCACGAGTCGCGCCATGATCGACTTCTTCCACGAGGACTGA